The Mytilus galloprovincialis chromosome 7, xbMytGall1.hap1.1, whole genome shotgun sequence genome has a window encoding:
- the LOC143081934 gene encoding sulfotransferase 1C2-like: MTDTHDVPLKVHNESVTDSNLVIYPFTRLGNETFISGPAIKEHGIEKNFKTIRTLKTKDTDILLCTAMKSGTHWCHEILSMLLSHTTGTHWCHEILSMLLSHTTGTHWCHEILSMLLSHTTGTHWCHEILSMLLSHTTEYNTKGVLHHMLLDIAAHFFDKLDDMEDPRLFTTHLPLHHLPDHHVKNGYKIIYLNRNPKDRWVSNYTFLHGKLGIPDWTWNEFFDKMILKDDLQGGWFNFTKGF; the protein is encoded by the exons ATGACGGATACACACGATGTTCCCCTAAAAGTACATAACGAAag cGTTACCGATTCCAATTTGGTGATTTATCCGTTTACTCGACTAGGAAACGAAACATTTATTTCGGGTCCCGCCATCAAGGAACATGGTATAGAGAAGAATTTTAAAACCATTCGGACCCttaaaacaaaagacacagatatACTACTGTGTACTGCTATGAAATCAG GTACACACTGGTGCCATGAGATATTATCCATGTTACTCTCTCATACAACAGGTACACACTGGTGCCATGAGATATTATCCATGTTACTCTCTCATACAACAGGTACACACTGGTGCCATGAGATATTATCCATGTTACTCTCTCATACAACAGGTACACACTGGTGCCATGAGATATTATCCATGTTACTCTCTCATACAACAGAATATAACACAAAAGGTGTTTTACATCACATGTTGTTAGACATAGCTGCACACTTCTTCGATAAACTGGACGATATGGAGGACCCTAGACTATTCACAACACATTTACCTTTACATCATTTACCAGATCATCATGTGAAAAATGGATATAAAATTATATACCTAAATAGAAACCCGAAAGATAGATGGGTTTCTAATTACACATTTCTTCATGGGAAGCTTGGAATACCTGACTGGACATGGAATGAATTCTTTGATAAAATGATCCTTAAAG ATGACTTACAAGGAGGCTGGTTCAACTTTACAAAGGGATTTTAA